A DNA window from Hydra vulgaris chromosome 13, alternate assembly HydraT2T_AEP contains the following coding sequences:
- the LOC136089982 gene encoding uncharacterized protein LOC136089982: MSKKVREVIVDEVKASCYFSLSIDSTPDISHIDQLSVVLRYVADGEPIERFLTFLELQNHTGEGMAKQVLQYVREVCNIDFSKRRDQSYDNAANMSGNEFERFKEAAKIMTPGVDYKSTLTRNRKRKTVFNDGDAPEVSLNARDKFLISAFYAIVDKLETEMSRRRQVYNDEEFHSYIRHKFPAALKSENNMFNHGELYQVIVRDNIECVFPNVEIAFRIFLTLMVTNCSTERSFSQLKRTKNPNRSTMKQERLDSLSLLMIEADMLRKINFDYRLKDFGRCKYRKKNF; this comes from the exons ATGTCCAAAAAAGTCCGTGAAGTAATTGTAGATGAAGTAAAGGCTTCCTGTTATTTCAGCTTGTCAATAGACTCAACACCCGATATTTCACATATAGATCAGTTAAGCGTTGTTCTTCGATATGTAGCAGATGGAGAGCCCATTGAACGCTTTTTGACTTTCTTGGAATTGCAAAATCACACTGGTGAAGGTATGGCTAAGCAAGTGCTGCAGTACGTACGTGAAGTTTGCAATATTGATTTTTCGAAACGCAGAGATCAATCCTACGATAATGCAGCTAATATGTCCGG GAATGaatttgaaagatttaaagaaGCTGCAAAAATAATGACACCAGGCGTAGATTATAAGTCAACTTTGACCCGTAATCGTAAACGAAAGACAGTGTTTAATGATGGTGATGCCCCTGAAGTATCTCTGAATGCCAGAGACAAATTTCTTATATCTGCATTTTACGCCATTGTTGATAAACTTGAGACAGAAATGAGTAGACGAAGACAAGTATATAATGATGAAGAG TTTCATTCATATATTCGACACAAGTTTCCAGCTGCATTAAAATCGGAAAACAACATGTTCAATCATGGAGAATTATACCAAGTAATAGTTAGAGACAATATTGAGTGTGTCTTTCCAAATGTTGAAATCGCCTTCCgcatatttttaacattaatggTTACTAACTGTTCAACTGAGCGTTCTTTTTCTCAGTTGAAACGAACAAAAAATCCAAATAGATCAACAATGAAACAAGAAAGGCTCGATTCCTTATCTCTGCTTATGATTGAGGCAGATATGTTGCGCAAAATTAACTTTGACTATAGACTCAAAGACTTTGGTAGAtgtaaatatagaaaaaaaaacttttaa
- the LOC136089981 gene encoding uncharacterized protein LOC136089981, whose protein sequence is MWLKDCKHRVVLGEHVSEWEKVTSGVFRCSVLRPLLFILFINDLPDSIVNKILLYADDCKIIGIIKSASDITTLQADIDNALTWSSTWLIHFNIDKCKVMHAGCPKKRLSHEYSMETADGMRHTIATTAIESDLGILISNDLKVRAQVEKAASTANRVLGRLKNAFRSRNLALWRTLYITYIRPHL, encoded by the coding sequence ATGTGGCTAAAAGATTGTAAGCATCGTGTTGTCCTAGGAGAACACGTTTCTGAGTGGGAGAAAGTCACAAGTGGAGTTTTTCGATGTTCTGTCTTAAGGCCTCtacttttcattttgtttataaacgatcttcctgataGTATCGTTAACAAGATATTACTATACGCTGATGACTGCAAAATTATTGGGATCATAAAGTCAGCATCGGATATCACAACGCTTCAGGCAGACATTGATAACGCTCTTACATGGTCAAGTACTTGGCTCATTCACTTTAACATAGATAAATGTAAAGTGATGCATGCAGGTTGTCCAAAGAAACGTTTATCACATGAGTATTCCATGGAAACCGCCGATGGCATGCGCCACACAATTGCAACTACAGCTATTGAAAGTGACCTTGGAATTCTCATCTCAAACGACCTAAAAGTCAGAGCGCAAGTTGAAAAAGCAGCATCCACTGCTAATCGCGTTTTAGGAAGGCTCAAAAATGCTTTTCGCAGTAGAAACTTAGCTTTGTGGCGCACACTCTATATAACGTATATCCGGCCACATCTATAA
- the LOC124816018 gene encoding uncharacterized protein LOC124816018 isoform X2: MKPGPARQRFVENEVLLTLMRIQLDSPLQDLAFRFEILVSHASRILTTFITLLARELEPLIYWPTPEETLNFTHLHFIGDFVDVEGIGDCTEQTIQKSADARAQYQTYSSYKSRNTYKELIFCTKGGSISFVSKDLFLSRQVKAVIPPFLRSKQQFTPSEVYHCKCIARARMHIERVIGRLKEFRLLKSTLSISPSNRWLNSPSHISSIRGTLVPLIDDIIFNR, translated from the exons ATGAAACCTGGTCCAGCACGACAGCGTTTTGTTGAAAATGAAGTGTTACTTACTTTAATGCGTATTCAACTTGACTCACCATTACAAGATTTAGCATTTCGCTTTGAAATTTTAGTAAGTCACGCGTCTAGGattttaactacatttataactttattagccCGAGAACTTGAACCATTAATATATTGGCCTACTCCTGaagaaacattaaattttacacATCTTCATTTTATTGGAGATTTTGTTGATGTTGAAGGTATTGGTGACTGTACTGAACAAACTATTCAAAAATCTGCCGATGCCAGAGCTCAATATCAAACATATAGTTCTTATAAAAGTAGAAACACATATAAAGAACTTATATTTTGTACTAAAGGCGGTTCTATCTCTTTTGTTTCTAAAG ATTTATTTCTATCGAGGCAAGTAAAAGCTGTAATTCCACCATTTTTACGTAGTAAGCAACAGTTTACACCTTCTGAAGTTTATCATTGCAAGTGCATAGCACGTGCAAGAATGCACATTGAACGTGTTATTGGAAGGCTGAAAGAATTTCGACTTCTAAAGAGCACTCTGTCTATTAGTCCCTCTAATAGGTGGCTTAATAGTCCCTCTCATATATCATCTATTAGAGGGACATTAGTCCCTCTAATAGatgatattatatttaatagatGA